Below is a window of Limibacillus halophilus DNA.
CGTCCTCAAAGCCAAAGGGCAGTTGACGATGGACCTGCTCGTAAACCGCGCCTGAAATACAAACGCCACCGGGATTGGAGAGCGTTTCGAGGCGTGCGGCGATGTTCACGCCGTCGCCATAGATATCGGACCCTTCCAGGATGATATCCCCCAGGTTAACGCCAATACGCAGGCGAATCTGCCGTTCATCCGGCTGCGATTGCTCCTGGGTTGTAAGAGTCTGCTGGATTTCGATCGCGCAGGTAACCGCATCAACAACGCTGCCAAACTCGACCAGCAATCCATCGCCCATCAACTTGACGACCCGCCCGTGATGTTGATCGATTTTTGGCTGCACGACTGTCTTGCGTACCTGCTTGAGACGCGCAAGCGTCCCGGTTTCGTCCAGGCCCATCAGGCGCGAAAATCCCACCACATCACCAGCAAAGATGGCTGCAAGCCGACGCCCCATGGATCTCCTCCCAGCAGGAGAATAACCAGCAATGCCTGGAAAGACCATGCACCTAGAAGCAACGGGCAAATTGCGGCAATAGCGATAGCGCCAGCGCTCCTGGAGCCTATAATGCCGCTCTCACTTACTTCTGTTGAAAGTCCTACTCCTTGTTACGACAGACCCATGATCGCCATCGGCCAAGATTGTTTCCCGCACTTTGGCGTTCCCTAATCGGCCGTTGCCCCAACTGCGGGCAGGGAAGGCTGCTCGCAACCTACTTGAAACCGGTGGAATCCTGTTCGGTATGTCACGAGGCCTTCGGGCATATCAGGTCGGATGATGCAGCACCATGGCTGACGATTCTGATCGTGGGCCATATCGCTGGGCCGGTCATTTTAGCGTTTGAAAGCGACAGAACGTGGCCCGACTGGGTTTCGATGGCACTTTGGCCCGCTTTTGCGCTTGTCCTCGCACTGTTGGTTCTCCCGCGCGCAAAGGCACTCTTCATCGGTGCGATTTGGGCAACCAAGGCCCCAGGCTCGGAACAACCCTAACGCCTTTTCAGCCGGACCTGAGCCAGTGCTTGAGGTTACGTTCTCCTGTTTGAGAGAACTGCATGATCCTGGTGCCTTCGATGCGCTCGGCCCAGCCTCTGGCGCGAATGCCCGCCAGCAAGGCCTGCCCCAAGCTGCCGCCGAGATGATGCCGACGCATGCTCCAATCGAGACAACTGAGAGTCATCGTCCGCCGCTGCGCCGACAAACCCTGAATATCGATTCCAAAGCGAGCAAAGGCCGCGCGGCCGGATGCGGTCACGTTCAAGGCATCGCCGTCCGTGACCAGCCACCCCCGCTCCATCATTGTATCGTGTAAGAAAACGCCCATCTCCCCCGCCAGATGGTCGTAGCAAACTCTGGACTTCCTAAGTGCCGGGTCTCTGGGACCGGTTCTTACACGCCTGCCGGAATGCTTCTGCGCCACGCCCATCAGGGCTTCAATGGCGCCTGCAACCTCAGGCCCCTGAAGGCGATAGTAGTGATGGCGGCCCTGTATCTCCCGTGCCAGCAATCCTCCATCCAGGAGCTTGCTCAGGTGTGCACTTGCCGTCTGTTTGGAGATACCTGCCTGGAAAGCCAGTTCACTGGCCGTCAGCGCCCGGCCGTCCATGAGAGCCGTCAGCATGTTCGCCCGCCCTGGGTCACCTATCAGCGCCGCGACGCGGGAAATATCGGGACCTTCTTTCATAGTTCAATCATAAACGTACCATTGACGTACAACAAGCTGCTATTCTCATCGGTAATCTGGAACCGGATACGAAAGGGATTGTGATTCATGCTTGCGGTTATTTTCGAAGTTCTCCCCCACCCGGACTATCGGCAGGAGTATCTGGATATCGCGGGCGAACTGCGCCCATTGCTGGACGGCATCGATGGCTTTATCTCCATCGAAAGGTTTCAAAGTCTGACAACGCCGGACAAGGTTTTGTCCCTGTCGTTCTGGCGCGACGAGGCGGCGCTTTCGGCTTGGCGTAACATGGGTGAGCACCGGATGGCGCAGGCCAAGGGTCGCGCTCGCATCTTCAAGGATTATCGTCTGCGCATCGCTTCGGTTGTTCGCGATTATGGCTTGCAGGATCGCGACGAAGCCCCCAGCGACAGCCGCGGCTTCCACCGTCACTCCTAAGCCAAAAGCAGCCGAAAAAAGAAAACACCGCTCATCACGAGACCAATTAAGATAACGCCGCCGCGCACGACCGCCTTGGGCAAAGCCCGTGCCAGGGGTGCGCCCGCGTAACCGCCTGCGATTGCCGCCGCCATCATGACCAAGGCCTGCGGCCAGGCGACAATACCTGCGGCGGCGAAAGTCGTGACCGAGATTGCCGAAAGGACGAATGAAAGGCCATTTTTCAAGCCATTCATCTGATTTAGGTCCCGCATTCCCCATAACGAGAAGAGCGCCAACAGCACAATACCCAGGCCGCCGTTGAAGTACCCGCCGTAGATTGACACCAAGGTCATTGCAACGCCGCCGTTCGGGCGCAAAGCAAACTTGGCGCTCCGCGACCAATCCTGAACTCTGTCACCAAATGCAAAGGCCCCTGTGGCCAGCAGCAGCAAAAAAGGCACCACGATCGAAAAGGCCTCGTTCGATGAAACAAGAAGCAGAAGCGAGCCCCCTAACCCGCCGAGCAAGGTCATGCCGACAAACTTCAGGAGGAGACGACGATCCACCGCCTTCAACTCGCGGATGAAGCCCAACGCGCCACCAAGGTATCCGGGGAAGACGGCAACAGCGCTGGTTGCATTGGCGGCAACCGGCGGAACTCCGACATAGACGAGTGCCGGGAACGTCAGGAAAGTGCCCCCACCAGCAACGGTATTGAGGACTCCAGCAAAAAAAGCGGCCAGCGCCAAGAGTGAATACTCATACATAAAGCGAAGCCCGTTACTTGAGGCAAGACAAGCAGGTTTGGTGGGCGCGTAAGTTAGAGATAACGGTATTTATGTTCAATGCCTGGACCCAAATGCCTCCTTGTCCTTCTCCCAATTCGACTGGCTAAGATAAAGACCTCACGCTACAGTTAACCTGCGATTAGGTTAGGAGGGCGCAATGCCTCCCAGTGAAGGCGGCCCAAAGGGTGGCAAGCACGACTATGCCATCGTCGCCGAACCAGCAGGACACATAATCAAGCTCGAATTCAACGGCGTGGTAGTCGCCGAAAGCGACCGTGCGATTCGCTATCGGGAAGCGCATTTTTCTCCAGTTTATTATTTTCCACGCGACGACGTCCGCATGGACTTGATGAAGCGGAGCCGCCATCGCACTCATTGTCCTTTCAAAGGAAACGCGTCGTACTGGACCTTGGTCGTCGGAAACAAGGAGGTCGAGAACGCTGTCTGGAGCTACGAAAATCCGCTGCCGGAAGCCGACGCCATAAAGGGATACCTGTCATTCTATCTGCAAAAGCTGGGCGCCAGTTACAGCGAGGATGGCGATTTTCAGAACGTACCCAATGTACGTGAAAGCCATGGCACACCCTTCATTGATTGGGTTCTGCACGAAGGTTGGGACGCTGGCGGTCCTGGTCGATTAACGCGGTCGTTGGCGGAGATGATGCGTGCTAACGGGATGCCCATCTCTCGCCTCTCCGTCTTTCTCAGAACACTACACCCACTTCTCATCGGGAGTGCATTTGTTTGGCGTGACGACAAGCCAGACATCAATTCTTTTGTACTAACCCATGATACGCTCTCCAGCCCGGTCTTTCTCGACAGCCCTTTGGTGCCGATTTTTAACGGCGCCGGCGGCATTCGAAGGCGCCTTGAAGGCGCCAATCCGATGCTTGATTTTGGCATTTTGCACCAATTGCATAAGGAAGGCATGACCGACTACGCTGCGATGCCCATGTTGTTTTCGGATGGTCAGATCAATGTACTGACCCTTTCGACCCGAG
It encodes the following:
- a CDS encoding ArsR/SmtB family transcription factor, with translation MKEGPDISRVAALIGDPGRANMLTALMDGRALTASELAFQAGISKQTASAHLSKLLDGGLLAREIQGRHHYYRLQGPEVAGAIEALMGVAQKHSGRRVRTGPRDPALRKSRVCYDHLAGEMGVFLHDTMMERGWLVTDGDALNVTASGRAAFARFGIDIQGLSAQRRTMTLSCLDWSMRRHHLGGSLGQALLAGIRARGWAERIEGTRIMQFSQTGERNLKHWLRSG
- a CDS encoding sulfite exporter TauE/SafE family protein — protein: MYEYSLLALAAFFAGVLNTVAGGGTFLTFPALVYVGVPPVAANATSAVAVFPGYLGGALGFIRELKAVDRRLLLKFVGMTLLGGLGGSLLLLVSSNEAFSIVVPFLLLLATGAFAFGDRVQDWSRSAKFALRPNGGVAMTLVSIYGGYFNGGLGIVLLALFSLWGMRDLNQMNGLKNGLSFVLSAISVTTFAAAGIVAWPQALVMMAAAIAGGYAGAPLARALPKAVVRGGVILIGLVMSGVFFFRLLLA
- a CDS encoding DUF427 domain-containing protein — its product is MPPSEGGPKGGKHDYAIVAEPAGHIIKLEFNGVVVAESDRAIRYREAHFSPVYYFPRDDVRMDLMKRSRHRTHCPFKGNASYWTLVVGNKEVENAVWSYENPLPEADAIKGYLSFYLQKLGASYSEDGDFQNVPNVRESHGTPFIDWVLHEGWDAGGPGRLTRSLAEMMRANGMPISRLSVFLRTLHPLLIGSAFVWRDDKPDINSFVLTHDTLSSPVFLDSPLVPIFNGAGGIRRRLEGANPMLDFGILHQLHKEGMTDYAAMPMLFSDGQINVLTLSTREVGGFSTAHLGMLHEILPVLSRLFEVYAARSMANTLLQTYLGRHTGERVMRGLVKRGDAELITAAIWFCDLRQSTSLAESMPAEEFLEILNNFFECMVRPIVEYGGEVLNFIGDAVLGVFPLANDKADEQRVCEEALMAAAEAEVRMKAYNDKRVAAGGAPLDYGIGLHLGQLTYGNIGIPERLEFTVIGSAANKAARIESLTKEVEHRVLTSIEFAKSSHVPLQSIGSFPLRGLPGEHEIFVPTQTLGY
- a CDS encoding antibiotic biosynthesis monooxygenase family protein encodes the protein MLAVIFEVLPHPDYRQEYLDIAGELRPLLDGIDGFISIERFQSLTTPDKVLSLSFWRDEAALSAWRNMGEHRMAQAKGRARIFKDYRLRIASVVRDYGLQDRDEAPSDSRGFHRHS
- a CDS encoding DUF983 domain-containing protein, with product MKPVESCSVCHEAFGHIRSDDAAPWLTILIVGHIAGPVILAFESDRTWPDWVSMALWPAFALVLALLVLPRAKALFIGAIWATKAPGSEQP